The DNA segment ACATGAGATGCCTGAAATTGGTGAATTATCTCAGCAGAATATAAAGGATAGATATTATGGGTATGTATACTGGCTAACTCTATGTTTAATGTAAGCAATAATGCAGCACAAGTGGAGAAAATTTATCTGGAAGTCAACACAATCGATATCTACATTACCAATAATTTACCTATTCAAGGCATCAATTGCTGGCTTTTTACAAATCAAAATGGCAGCAAAAGATTTATATAGCAGacttcaaatagttgggacttatagttttattattgttcttgttgttgttgctagCTATCAATTGCTATGGTACAGTGGTATAATGCCTGGTATGTGCCAACTTGATTTGGTATTAGTGTGCAGTTTTACCATGTTATTAGACCAGTATATGTTTCATTAGGCCTATTGATGGGTCATTTCACTAGCTATTTCTAGTCAATAGGAGTAAATTGCAGTCTTTGCTATATctatattatacttctaatattTCAGATTGTTTTCTGTTATAGCAATCTGCATCATGATGTTATTTGTGGTACTTTCATTGTCAAAAATTCCCTTTAAAACAAAAGATATGATAGAAAAATATTAGAACCAGATATGTTGATTTAGGTACAATCTCTACTAAATAGAGGTTTGTTGCATTTCTTATCCAGTTTATCCTGTGGGATTTGCCTTTTTGTAGTACATGATTCCCGGGGATAGCAAGTGTTTCTAGTTTAGGTTTAGTTTGCTCTAGAAAATGGTTAGGGATTTCACTTTTCAAGTAGAATCAAGTATATAGCATCTGAATCAGGAGTTTGTTCAGGCAGCACTGCATCATTCTATCTGCAATTTCCATTCTCACTCTAGTCTGTAGAGACCTATTTAGTTCGAGCgacattttttattttctcttgaaCAGATGAATTGATTGTAATGACACTCTTTTTCTTGAATTCAGAGTGAATGACCCTGTTGCTCAGAAGCTTTTAAGCAAGGCTGGTGAGATGCCTTCTCTAAATCCCCCAGAAGATGAGAGTATAAAGACCCTATATGTTGGTGGCCTAGATGCCCGTATTTCCGAGCAGGATCTGAGGGACCACTTCTATGCCCATGGTGAGATCGAATCCATCAGGATGGTGCTCCAGCGAGCATGTGCATTTGTAACTTACACAACAAGAGATGCTGCTGAAAAAGCTGCAGAGGAACTTGCTAACAAGCTTGTCATAAAGGGTCTCAGATTAAAGCTGATGTGGGGAAGACCACAGGCCTCAAAACCAGAGGGAGAGGCACAGGATGATGATGCCGGAAGACAGGGTGTTGTCACACATGCCGGGCTGCTTCCAAGGGCTGTCATATCTCAGCAGCAGAGCAACCATCAGCCGCTCCCACCTGGCACCGAGAACCACCAGCAGCCACCCCTCAACTACTTCAACATTCCCGCGCCACCGCAAGCTGCACGGACATTCTACCCGTCCACCGATCCTCAAAGAATGGGCGCGCTAGTCCCGACACAAGAAGGTAGCAACAACAAAAGCGGGTCGGAGAAGCAGCCAGAGCAGCAAGCACCAAATCTTCACGGGCATGCTTTTCCCATGGCTCCTCCACATCCCCAAGGGAGTCAGTACCGGCCGCCATATTATCCACCATACGGGTACATGGCCCCACTGCCACCGCCATATCAGCAGTACCCTCCATACCCACCGATGATGGCTCCacgaccgccaccaccaccacctgcacCACAACCTGCAGTGCAGCAGTACACTCGAGGCCCTCCTGGACCATCTTAGAGTTGACATCCCTTTGTTTGTgaatcttgttcttcttcttctagatCACTGTCGATGAAGTATTGAAATGGAATATGAACTTGTATCCAGCTTAAGTGCAGTGTGCATCAAGAAGGTTTTTGAGGTTGGTTGTGAAGGAAGCATGCAGGAACTATTAAGCTTGTGTTGTCACCACATTGGGTAAGTCGTCCATGATATGATCACCAGACCTGCATTCAAAACAAGGTTTTATATCTCGATCCATTATTGGTATTATAATCTACGGATCAATATTGGTATTATGACTCTGTATCAGAAATCATGTTCAATATTAACCGGTTTTTTAAACCTTCAGTATTTATCGCCCACCACAGACTTTAGTTGTTGttgagcctctctctctctctctctctctctctctctctctctctctctctctcatgaatTGGCAGTACTTCACTGTTCAGCGAACTGATGCCACAAAATTCCCAGGCAAGACAAGCCCAATGTGCTGTACCATTTCAACATCAATCATCTTTAAAATGAAATATATTAACTTTTTTAGCTGAAATAATTCTGTGTTCACCACTTGTCTTTGCATCGAAAATAGGAAAAAATGAGTTCAAGTAAACAAAGAGAATGTTGTGGTTGAGTTGGCGAGGAAACCAGCTCAATCGCCTATGGTATCAGATCTGTTGAAGCAAATGAAAGCTCCCCGAAACCACTGGGGAGAAGTCGGAACTGCAGAAAAAATCACCTGCGCCATGCAATTACCAGACTCTGTTTGCCCCAAAAAAGAAACTAAGTTTAAACTTGAACTACCAATAATGTTGTACATGGAGGCACTAAGCGGGAATGCATCCCTCAACATTCTACAATGCCTAACATAATTCCAGAGCATGTCGGGCACCAATGTTTCACTGCAGCAGTAATACTTCCTGCACAGTGCATCCTAAAGGCAACCATGTGGTGAATACATATAACAAAATCTGCAGTCAGTAGTCTACACTGTATCTGCCCCTGCCTAAAATTTGCTGACATTCAAAAAGGTCACAATGCCACAAAGCTATGACGGCGACGATGCCACAGCCTCTCGAACACCATCTCCCATCATATGCATCAAAGGTATCAGCACAACAAACTGGAAAGAAGACCCAAATCACAAGTTAAAAATCATTCATCAAATGTGCACTTCTTTCGAAAATTTAAAATCTAGAATTTACAAGACTAAGAGCTCGATCAGAACGTGCACATATCTTTAATTTTAAATCTAGCATCCACCCTACCATTAATTTTTCTCAATGAACGTAAATTAACCTAGTAGTTCTGTTGGTAATGCTGACCAACATTTGGCAATCTCGATACTAAATTAAGATTATTGGTCTATGGTAAGGATCAAGATAACCCACAGTACCTGAATTATTCATCTTAGTGTAAAACGAGTTCACTGATATTAAACAAATAAAGAGAACGAGCCACAGCCGATAAGCCTCTTTTGACAGCCAATCTTTGTGCCCTGATCATGATGTACTAGGGTTTGAAGGCCTAAAAGAACACAGGAGGGAGAGACAAGATGTTTTCAAATAGGAAATTCTTTAATGGAGACCAAATCCATATGTTTTCTATTTTCTTCAATGAAATTACTAAAAATAAGGTAATATATTGGACATGAAATTTTCTAATAGAAGT comes from the Musa acuminata AAA Group cultivar baxijiao chromosome BXJ2-8, Cavendish_Baxijiao_AAA, whole genome shotgun sequence genome and includes:
- the LOC135619793 gene encoding zinc finger CCCH domain-containing protein 40-like is translated as MAHRLLRDAQADGWERSDFPIICESCLGDNPYIRMTKADYDKECKICKRPFTVFRWRPGRDARYKKTEICQTCCKLKNVCQVCVLDLEYGLPVQVRDTALAINSNDAIPKSDVNREYFAEEHDRRARGGIDYESSYGKVLPNDTILKLQRTTPYYKRNRAHVCSFYLRGECTRGAECPYRHEMPEIGELSQQNIKDRYYGVNDPVAQKLLSKAGEMPSLNPPEDESIKTLYVGGLDARISEQDLRDHFYAHGEIESIRMVLQRACAFVTYTTRDAAEKAAEELANKLVIKGLRLKLMWGRPQASKPEGEAQDDDAGRQGVVTHAGLLPRAVISQQQSNHQPLPPGTENHQQPPLNYFNIPAPPQAARTFYPSTDPQRMGALVPTQEGSNNKSGSEKQPEQQAPNLHGHAFPMAPPHPQGSQYRPPYYPPYGYMAPLPPPYQQYPPYPPMMAPRPPPPPPAPQPAVQQYTRGPPGPS